The Candoia aspera isolate rCanAsp1 chromosome 13, rCanAsp1.hap2, whole genome shotgun sequence genome includes the window gaggaggggaggggaggaggtggTACAGAGCAGTCAGACCtgcaagactctgttattatagccaatctcgataaagtagttttaaccttcctatgcagttgatttcttggtctggtctattGTACTTTTCCTGGAAGGGGCAAGTTAAAATATGATGGGATTGCAATTTGCCTGCCTGGCATCTGCTACTGCAGCCCATCTGCCCATCTTTCTCCTGGGGTAGTGTCACGTTTCATGATAGAAATGCCTTTGCCGCCTTTTCAGAATAAAAAGCTGGTACAGTTAGAAGCGCCCGATTTGGCCATTGGGTCTAATGGACAAGTGGCTCTCCAGCCTCAGCTTGAGCACATCTGGTGAAGGGGAGCTCACCACCCCCTCACTTGACATCGCCGTGAAGCTGTTGTTACTTTTTTGAAGCATTCTATTGGAATCTGTTTCCACAATTCAACTCCATTTATTCTGTTTCTATCATCTGtctagattagattagattagattagatcattaaattaataattagttatttattataatatttataatatatattattttataattaaatatataataattatatttataatatatgttatataataattataaaataatgtataattatagtaatgataatttattaatttattaattattaattcgTAAAACAGACAAAATCTGAACAGAACACcactgattgtgtgtgtgtgtgtgtgtgtgtgtgtgtgtgaaaagttacgatggtgctgaaaaaggaaatttacgaccagtccttgaagttgtggacGTTGCAGTgttcctggggtcatgtgattgtgattcggatgcttggcaaccgacacgcatttatgatggtcacagtgtcctgtggtcatgcaattgccatttgtgaccttcacagccagcttctgacaagcaaaatcaatggggaagccggcaggaagtcgcaagtcatggtcacttgatgttgcacttaatgaccatgggtgattcacttaacagtaGCCAGAACTGATGTAAGTCAATGCAGTTGTGTGatatttcactttatgaccacatcgcttagttgtggttgctaagtgaggactacctgtacatacataCCAGTAAGCTAAATGAAAAAATGACAAGAGAGCCCATAAGAGTTGGTAACCCAAAAGGTTGGCATTGGTGCCTCCTTGTCCGTTACAAGATTAACATTGACGGGTAGGAAACACGTTACATTTAAGAAACCTGTTAAAATAGCAAACTTATTAAAAGGCATGTTATGGAGAGCGAGACAGCTGGAGAGAAAAAGCTAGCGAGGGCAGGAGAAGACAGGGAAAACACCCCctttaagaaagaaaagtgcCAGGCGAAAAGGCCGCTGCCCTCATTGAAAAAAGAGagcaagagaaggaaagaggaaaggattCTTGAGCTCAAGAGAAGCGTGACCTTCAGCTCCAGATAGAATTATTCCTCCAGAAAGTGTCCCATCACTAGAAACAGAAACGGGgaaaagctgcagctgctgctaaGGTAGGAAGGGCAGGCCGAAGGGGGGATGCCGGAGGGGGCTGCCAGTCTGAAGGCCACTCTGTTCTGATTGACAGTTTGCGGTCTCCTTGTTCATTCTTTCACAAAAACTCAGTGGCCAAAAAATAATCTGGATGAATGGCTGGTGAGACACAGGAAGGGCCCAGGACGAAGCTGGGGAGAGCATTTGGATTCCTCCAGCCTTGCCTCGATGCCCAAGATTGTTTCCCCACCCCTGTGACACTGGTTGCAGGGGAGGGGGGGCGTTACCAGCCCCTGCGCTGAGTCTGCCCTGCATTAAATCCACCGGGGCAGGTCGTATTGTTGAGTTGAATGAAGCTGAACTGAAATCTTTTACTGCCActtgaacgaacaaacaaatgaacactTGATTACAGTCCAAGGATCATAAAATTTAAAGCTATCAAATAGAttagagaataaataaaatcttacgAATTAAATAAATTGCCTACTTCTGTTATTGGGTCTGAACAGTGAAACCTTATGGCTTGAGCACAGAATCTAGCTATCATACAGGGGATTTCGGGGCGCTTGTCTTCTAGGACAAATTCTAAACACCCTTGGTGTGAATGACCAAGCAGCTGTCCATTAAAGGCTGGGTTAGTTGGGAGCACGATGCCTTGTAAAATCACCCCCACAAAGACATGTTCCAAGGGTTCAGTTTCATCAGAGGCCCAGGGGCATCTCCTGGGTTAAAAGGGTGCCTGGCTATACCTACCGTGCTGACTGCAGAGGGGAGGCTGTTGAAGTGTGCTGTGCTCTGCCAAAGGCCCAGCAGCCTTTGGAAAAGGAAGAGTAGAAGTGTGGGTGGGTTGCAGGTTCCATTTGGGTTTCAGAATCAGTAGAGCCTTCGGGCAGCTGCATATCTTCTACTGTGTGTTTAGGAGCCTCCTTTTCTTTGTCCAGCCTCATGGTTAAAAGGAAATCAGGAGACATTCCCAAATGGAGCTGCTTGCTGATTACAGTTCTGTACTGTTTGGATTGGAAGTGTATGTCCCACGATAGGgaatacctgagggactgcctctccctgagggcatCTGCCTGTCTCACCGGAGTGGATGGGGTGGGCACACTCCGGGTTCCTTCCTTTAAACATTGTCACCTTGCGGGTCCTTGGAAGCGGGCTTTTTCtgctgcagcccctgccctgggGAATGCCCTCCACCGGAGGTGCATGGGGCCCTGCCCTCTCAACCTTCCGGAGAGCACTCAAGACCCAGTTCTTCCCCTAGGCACTGGGGTGGGGTGAGCTCAGAATAGGCAGGAGCGCGAGGGGTGGCCTCAGGCCCGTGTGGCTGCGGTGCCAGGTTTTTCGGTGGTTCTCTTTTGGGTTCCCTTGCTTTATGTTCTTAGCTGTACGTGTTGCTTTTATGCCTCTGTGGCTGCCCAGAATTTGGTTTTaagatggacagctatacaaattttttaaataaattgattgatgattgattttGAGCCAGAAGGATGTAATTAGTTGCAAGGCTCTAGTCTGCCAACTCAAGGAGGGAGATGTGCATGTTAACGTAGCTGTGTGCCCAGAGTTCGTCCTCCATCCCTGCTACTCTTAAAGATCTCCCAGTGGCAGGAGTGGTACAACACCTGAATGGTGTGAGGAGGGAGGTGTTCAGACACGCAGGGCCATCACTGAACATACCCAGGCCGAGGTGCTGCCTGCTTGTCTTCTGACCTGACAGCTCTGCAAGGACAGATTAAGGGTATTGGGATGGCAGCTGCCCCTCGTGAGTGCTCCTAAGAAATCTGATCTGGAGTAGCAGGCTACGCTTTTTAAGGACATTCACCTTTGCTGTAGCAATTGGATGGGGAAATCTGAAACTTCCAAAAAGATGTTATTCTCCTAAAAATCACTTGAAGAATTAAAGGAAGTTTAAAAGCCAGCAACAATCCCTTGCATCCATTCCAGCTTGGCAGCCAAAACATTCCTTCTAAGCCATTATGAATATTATGTGCAGACGAGGACCGGACTGATGGTAAAGAGTCCAAAACAGCCCTTCTGTCACTCCAGCCTCCCTTGTGGGGTACATCCCTGGTTATTTCCAGCATGACTCTtgtgcggggtggggggagcagtGAGGATTCCAATGGATGTTTTTAGCAACCTTTGATAACCCTTGTTTCTCCCTGGGAGAAGCTGGTTTTTCATGCAGCTTaacctctcctcctcttctttttccactTGCCCTCTGTCCTTCAGGGAGAACTCTGCTCTTGTTCTGGCCCCGAAGGAGCATATTCTTAGTTTCTATAAAGGCTTCAGATAAGGACTTAGCTCATCAATTTTATAGTTGGCTGATGCTAATCGATCAGAAATTGAGATCATGACTACATCAAAATCAGGAGAGCCAGTAACGTCCTTCATGGGTTCAAAGTGAGGAGAGGTGCCACCTagatcctcctcctctccttcaagCTCCTTGTTAAATCCACATTATATCTCCTCTCCAATTACCATCAGTTGCTCCTTGTTATTCTGAGCCAGAACTTCACACATAATAGGAGCATCGTAAGAGTTCAAAGAGCTGGAACCACTCCCTACCTCTCCTCCGAGTTAGGATTCCCTAGGTGCCAGAGGCCTGGTCTTCTCCTCTCCTTGGATTTCACACCTTACTATTTCCTCGGTTGGCTTGGTTGGATTTGTTGCCCATCTTACACAAGCAAAGAGTGTTAAGATCAGACTAAATCTAAAACAACTCAGATAagtacagttgtaattgaaattattcaacccccccttgcaacaaacccctagccagttcaggtatttcactGTGGGTAGCAAGGAGAAAACCCGATGGGGAGCTCAAGAAAGTGCTGTCAAGCGTGCTGTCTTGTCCACATATCTCGCTAAGCCATGATCCTGGGTTCCAGCAGAGGCTGAACAACCATCTTCTAGGGGTGCCTTAACTGGGCTGCTCTCCTCAGCAGGAGTTGGAGTTGATAGCCTAAGTCAATCCTTTCAGCTCCAGAACGGTAATAAGGGCCTGAGAAACgtaaactggtccagaatgctgcagcTGCATGATTGAATGGGCTGGCTATGTGGAGCATGTGATTTCCTTGTGAAAAGAAGTTTCTAAgttgacacttttgtcataatacaaaagaaacaactggaagaaactcacGAAACCATCAAgttctttaatggaataaaattcacaagggaggaagaaaacaacaacacactatcattcctggacatcctcatcaatagaggaaatgatggcaagttagaaacacaagtctaccggaGAGCTACCCACACcagccaagtgctccattacctaagtaacaacccaacctcccacaagagaagctgtgtaagaacatgattcagatgagcacttacacactgcagcaacccagaacagcagaaaaaggaaacaggtcatctgtacagcatcttccagcaaaatggatacccgctcaactttatcaaaaagtgcctcatcaCCTGACCCACTGCAACCcagccaacagaagctatgaaaaggataaaacTGCCATACATCAGAGCCATCTCAGAATCCACCAGCAGACtgacaaccgcatggcatcaccatagcaaataaaccaactaaaactcttcaaaacattaagtaatccaaaagacccagtagcccaagcagaaaaaacaggagttatctacaacatacagtgcaaggactgtagcagccactgtgtagggcagacaggcagaagactagcagagcgcatccacgaacaccagctgGCAGtgagaagacacaatgagaactccttaatctcacaacacatggacagactcaaccacagtttcaactgggaaactgagagcatcctaaaccaagccaaatccaaaacgccagagaattcctggaagcctggcactcagacaaagcagccatcaagagacacatagaggtgaacaacatttacataccattcaaaagagacagtagaaaagccaaaagaccagtacgctcccttgccagcaatcaacacccagatatgcaaaaatcaacactaggattaacaccagatgaactgtcaaacagcacagtacaccccaatcaaggaactattaactcagtcaaatCAACCAAGaggaaacaacagcccaatcaaggaactcccagggagagaacacccCCCTctccaacacaagcagggcaagccacggtatataaactgagagcaaggcccactccctctttgcactgaaaatgttgccgagtctggcaatgaaacgtctgcaagaaaacaacaaggctcagagagcacccaggactccacagtttctaAGCACTTGGGGCCAGGCTGAAAGACTGGGAAAACCCACATGGCCTTCAGCACCTTCAGGAGAGACCCAGCTCAAAGGCCGGTGCTGACAGAAGGAACAGTCCTGGCCAGGTTTAAATGTGATGGAGAACATGCAGCTTCTCTTAACGTCTCTCTGGCTGCTCACCATTCAGATTGCTGATGTGGTTGATTTTTACTGTTCTCCACCGCATTTCCATGAACAAGCGATGCGCCATGAGAGCCATCAGCGGCAAGTGACTCCTCTGCGGATTCCTGTACGAGCAAACCTTGTGGGCTGGCTGGTGCTGCTGTGTGTTTTGCAACGTGTGTGACAATGCTAGTCTTTACCTGCATGTATTGGCGGAATAATTCTGTAAACGTCTAGACATCTTAGAAgcacaatgttttaaaaataagagttGAACTAGAAATTTTGCAAACTCCTGTGCTGCTTCTACCTTTTGCTTTTGCGTTAAACACCCAGACATAGCAGTCCccaaatcttggctttttttttccttttttttccttttttttttgagaaatagCAGACTTCTTTCTCCAGAAAGTACCTGTTAGGAGTCTTGGCTAAAAACAGTTGAATGGTAGGAGGCTCACAGAGCAACCGGGCTGAAGAGGGACTCTAAAGCCTCCTCTTTTTCTCCCCAAAGCTCCCCTGGGTGGGGTGGTTGGAAGGATCAGAAGTGGATGAGACCCCCAGCGCCTGTGCAAGCAGCAGGGGCTCTACCAGGGCCGACCCGGGCTAAAAGTCCGCTCCTTCCCCAGTGCATCAACCGCCACGCACGCCAGATGAAGATTGCCTCTTCGCTCCAGCTGCCAGACCGGGTGCTCAACTACCTCAAGGACCACTTCCTGATGAGCAGCGCCGTGCGGAGCCAGGCCCTCCTCGTGCAGGACCGCTCCCGATACCGGCAGCTCAGCGTGCAGCGTGTCCAGAGTCTGAGGCAGGCCTACGATGTCTTGTTCCTGGGCACAGGTGAGCAGGAGGAGCGGGAAAGGTGGGCGGAGAGCCGGATTTGTTCGTTCTGCTGCTGCCGTCTTTGGCATTGCCGTGGCAATTGCAGATCAGTGTATAAATGGGAATGTGTGGGAGGACATGTGATTGGCTGTTCTTGTGAAACTGGGGCATCAGTGCCAAGTTAGGAAAAACCTGGAGAAGATCCGTCTTTGGAGGTGATGCTGGAACTCCATCCTTGTTTGTCACTGAGGCAGTGTCTGAACCTGCCCAGGAAGGGACCCCTGCCTCCCCACCCCTCAGAGGCCAGGTGGAGGACCAGGCCTGCCAGGAGCAAGAGCGAGTCGGGCGACATTCCCACAAGGATGGGGGGAAGGGCAGGGTGGCAGGGACGGGCCTGCAGGGCCTTTCACTGGGTGCTCTTGTGCGTTACAGACGATGGCCGCCTGCACAAGGCTGTGATCGCGGGACAAGGAGTCAGGATCATCGAGGAAATCCAGCTCTTCCCCGCTGCGCAGCCTGTCCTGGAGCTGCTGCTGGATCCTGCCCAGGCAAGAGCGGCGAGCGAAAGGGGAGACCCGGGGTGAGGAGGGGGTGAGCCTCTGGCCCCCTGGCAGGAGCAGCTCCTTGCCCAGAGGAAAGCAGCCATTCGGTTGGCCGCCATCCGCGCTGCTGCGTGGGTTGGGCTCCAGAATCGGTGCCATTCAAACTGCTGCTCCGTGCTCTGCTCTCTCCTGCTCGGGAAGGACGCATCCCTGGGTTCCTGCCGAGGTTGGCAAGAGGCAGATGCCATTGGGCGCAGGAGAGAACGCGAGGCCCCTCTCGTGACCACGGGGACCAAGCAAAGCTGTCCCTCCCCATGCCGAGGGAATGCCTCAGCCCTTGGAGGTGGTGGAAGGGCTGTGGCTGAAACCCTCAGCCGCTTCCGAAGTACTGTTAAAGGACACTGTGTGTGCGCCTGCTGCTGCCCCAGCCTGCTGGAGGGTCTCCCGTTCTCACCACAGGGTCTGGTTTACGCTGCCTCCTATGACGCCCTGGCACAGGTCCCTGTTGCGAACTGCAGCCTGTATCGGAGCTGCGGAGAATGTGTCCTGGCCGGAGACCCTTACTGTGCCTGGAGCGGAGCGGCCTGTCAGCTGTTCGCCCCGAGCCCTCCGCAGGGCCAGCTGGCGTAAGTGCTTCCCCAGGGGTGGGCTGGCTCCCCCCCCCACTGGCCCCCCTTGGGTGCTGCTAGACCATTTGGCAGAACTGAACCACTCCCTCCTTTCTCCCAATCCCTTGCCATTCCTCGCGGCAGTCCATTCACGGTGGGCCTGCAGGGTAGATGTGACCCCTGACATGGTCCTCGGAGCCCCCCAAGCCGGGGGACCCTccctgctttctctttttcctgggCAGAGCTGCTCAGCTTCCCCCTGCTTCCCCCATCAGGACCTGGGTCCAGGACATTGAGGGGGCCGAGACCAGCCAGCTTTGCCAGGCCAGCGGTGGGGAACTCAGCCATTCAGCAGGTAAAGGGCCAGACAGTCTGGGGCAGGCCTTGAGCCCTGGGGGAAGGAAAGGGGCAGAGCCGCTCCACCCCTCCTGGCGCAGAAGCCGAGAAGCATCTTGGTTCTGCTGGTGGGGCTGCAGTCTCCTGCGCTTGAGCCTAGTTAACCTCTGAGAGTCCGGTTCCGCGAAGGCCACAGTCTGACCTGATGTGCACTCTCTCCCCCAGCGGAGCAATCCCAGTGTCAGCAGGTGGTGCTGCAGCCCAATGCTGTGAAGTCCTTGCCCTGCCCGCTGCTGTCCAACCTGGCCTCCTGGCACTGGGTGCACAATGGGGCTGCCCTCAGCCCCTCCTTCCTGGTGCTACCCAAAGGAGAACTGCTGCTGGTGGGGAGCCTGGGTGAAGCTGGGCGCTATGAGTGCTGGTCTCAGGAGGGCAGCTTCCAACAGTTGATGGCTAACTACTGTGTAAACCTGGAGCCGAGCCTCCAGGCCAAACTGGTGCCCATCCAAGACCCTCTGAAGACTCTTGGCACATCCAGGAGCATCTCAGGAGAGGGCATCTCAGTGCGACTGGAGGGCAGGACCTACTGGACAGAGTTCCTTGTGATGTGCATGCTCTTTGGCATTGCCATGACACTGCTGATCCTTTTCATGCTGCACAAGCACCATGTCAGCCTGAAGGTCTTCCTCAAGCAAGGCCAATGCAGCTGTTCCCATCCCAGGACCTCACTGAATGGGGAGACTCTGCCAGCTGAGAATATGCCCCCCCTCAGTGGCCTGGACATGCCTGCTCCTCTGCCAGACCACAAGGGCTACCAGGCACTGTGTGCAAATCTCATGGTGAGCACTCCTGGGCATGGTCCCTCAGCCTGCCCACGCATGGCTTTTTTGGAGTCCGATCAGCGACCACTTAATGTATCCAAGAGCTTTGTGGAAGTGTTGGCTCCTTCCCAGCGCCCTCGTGTTCGCCTTGGCTCTGAGATCCAGGACTCAGTTGTGTGATCTTTCCCAAGAGGCACCACTCTGAACTGCCAAAGGAGCAGGGCATAGTCTTCCAGTGCCACTGTATGTTGGCATAGGAACAGGCAGGAAGGGTGGGCCCCACTCGGCTGAGTAATAGGGCCAGGCACTCTAGCCCTGCAGCAGGGTTCCTGCGTAGCAGGTCACATAGTAATGCCATTTAGCTTTGAGAAGAGGGGTAGCCTCCAGATGCGCAAACCATGTGCAGCCCCAGGGTCTAGGCTGCACTTCCAGGCTCGTGGGCCCAGTCCTCACAAGCACCACCAGGATGGAGCAAAATGGGAACACCAGCCTGTGgggcttcttcaaagtccacagGCCCATAGCTCCTGTTTCTTTGGCCTGTTTGGTGGGACCATTTCTGGGAGGTCAACGTGTGTGGTACAAAGGGCCCTCCTAGGCGTCACTGTGAAAGGAGACACTCTGGCTGAGCATCCTCTCTCAGCGGAGGGAAGGGTGGGAGATACGTTGGTCCGGCCTCTCACCAACTGTGTACTGGGGAGAAAAACGGTCAAACATTTAGCGCTAGAAACTCCGTTATGCGATGTGTATGTCTGTAAAAGCAGAGATCGGGGGCTGGGGAAGGGGATTGCATGATAGCCGATGTTCACTGAAGAGCGGAAAGGATCGGGAGCGTCCTTCGGTGCTTCCCACCGGACGGCTGCGCTGAACGGTCTCCGCTTGGGGCCAGGCTCTTCCCTGGCCATACAGGTAGAGTCACAGGAGCCCCAGCTTGCACTCTGTACTTGTGTAAAATGGTGTGTTTTACCACAAAAGTTTGTCTCCTGAGATTTGGACGGACTCAAACCATCACAGCGGAGGCCCGACTTACAGATCCTTCTCCGTGTCTGAACTTCTATTATCCTGCCAGTTCCACGCAGCTAGTCTTGGTATTTTGCCACAAGGGAGGTGTAATAGCCCGCAACTCTCGGGCCGCATTTGAGGAAGCCATCGAGTGAGCCACTTGCTGCGCTGCCCCTTCTACACTAGCTGGTGCTTTGAGCTAGCCGGCCCCTTGTTACCAAGTGTTTGGGCTGGCCTGAAGAGGGGGAAGTGTGTTTATCAGCAGACCAGACCGCAGGTACCTCCACTAAATTCCATTTGGTTGCGATTGCCACGAGAGTTCACGGGGCTCGAATTTGGCTATGGGGTCCTTTTTTTGTGAGTCCACTGATGACCTGATTGCTATACATGGTCTGTGaccataaatagataaataatctcCCCTGGCCTGTTTGGCCAACCAGCACAGCAGCATCCTAGGAAAGTTCCCTCCACCCCGCTCAGCCAGGGCTCCCCTCCCACCCAAGGTGCTAAGCCCTGGAAGACCCAAGAGGGCCCGCTGGGATTCCTGCAGGGAGAGCTCTTCTCTGTCCCAAGCTGGGACCTCCACGGGCTGTTCTGTGCTCCCGGCTGGGCCTCACCCCAAAGGGAAGCAGGCTGCAGCAGTGCTGCCTTTCCACCCATGCGAGGGCTGGTCAGAGAGAAGCGAGCCAAAGGTTGGGAAGGCAGCAGAgctcctttttttctgttcttagcTCCTTCACAGAGGTAAAACTGACCACCCTCTGCTGTGTTGGGAGCAATACGTAATGAACTTGTTCTTTAGAAGGTGAAATAAAGATGGAGGAACATGAGTAGGTTCCACTCGCTGAGTTTTATTTAGCAGAATGTAGAAGTCAAGCAAAATGATGTCACGTCCATATTCATAAAGCTCAGGAGGCTGGCTCACAGGTGATGCTCTTCCCCACCCCTTGTAAAGCAAGAGAAATATGCAGTGattcagaacttttaatatgcCTAGTTTATGTGTACAGTTTAATTGGGAAGTGTCGGTTGCTCCGTGAGCAAGCTGCAACCAGAAAACCATGGTGACAGCAAGACCCAGGAGCAGCACAGAAGTCCTGCCACAATTTGCTCTGCTTGTTTTGGTCTTCTACTGCAGTAACCCCAAGCCACCCAGAACCACaaggtggagcaggagcagggagTAGCAGCCACAGCCCCCAATTTTCTTCTCCCACCACTCCGTATAAGAACACCAGCTGATGGGTATAACTGCAAGGCCAGGCTGCAACTGGCTGTAAGAGCTAGATAAATCCTAGGGATGTTTACTGCATGGACTGGGAGGCATGAAAGAACTGAGCCATCTTCTGAGGTGTGGAATCTTTGAGCCAGTTGGGGAAGAAGGGAAAACGTGGAAAAGAATCAGAGCACAATCTTGAAGGagctggaagagaaagaaaggcttAATTATTCAAATACTGTTGATGTCTGGTCTACTAGGTTGCTACTACAGTACAGGTCCCTCCCAAAACACACCACTGATTCAGCCAAGAACACATCTCAAGGAAAACAGGCAATACCTGGTGAAGTCTGGAGAGCGGGAAATTATATGTTGGAACTCGGAGAGGTTGATGGTCCCATCCTTGTCAATATCAGATTCCTCTAAGATCTGCCAAAAAAGCAAAGGGGCTTTGTTGGCTAGAGTTGGCAGTTGCCCTGCTGCCAGCCCTCTTGCTGTGACACTCCAGTACTCACGTTCTGAATGAGCTGGTCCATCTCCAGCGAGCTCAGCCTGCTGTCTTCTCCTTCACCTGTCAGGGAGTTTACCAGtttctccaaatccttcttaTCTAGAGTGCCATCATCATCAAAATCTAGGGAGAAGATGGGGAGAGAAGTGTGGTTAGCTATGGTTCCCAAAGCTAGAAGCTC containing:
- the SEMA4B gene encoding semaphorin-4B — its product is MSDGPVKIRGYLGLGCCWQSGMLRRAAWSMTSTHGLSVLLSPISAPQDSPRRPWKDFQMPGITNYTVMMLSPDGRVLYVGARETLLALDTSAFSPGPQHQQLTWDAGEEKKQQCVFKGKDPQRDCHNYIKVLLQLNDTHLYTCGTSAFSPACTYISLPDFQLKRDPSGQLLLEDGKGRCPFDPEYRSTAILVDGELYTGTVSKFQGNEPTIFRSLGSRPPIKTESSLNWLQEPFFVGSAFLRESGTQEDEDGKIYFFFSETGKEFDFFEDTVVSRVARVCKGDLGGERVLQRRWTTFLKAQLLCSHPEDRFPFNVLQDMFVLTSGERWPETVFYGVFTSQWDRKGPGTAAVCAFSISDMEEAFGGPYREVNRETQQWYTDIHPVPEPRPGACINRHARQMKIASSLQLPDRVLNYLKDHFLMSSAVRSQALLVQDRSRYRQLSVQRVQSLRQAYDVLFLGTDDGRLHKAVIAGQGVRIIEEIQLFPAAQPVLELLLDPAQGLVYAASYDALAQVPVANCSLYRSCGECVLAGDPYCAWSGAACQLFAPSPPQGQLATWVQDIEGAETSQLCQASGGELSHSAAEQSQCQQVVLQPNAVKSLPCPLLSNLASWHWVHNGAALSPSFLVLPKGELLLVGSLGEAGRYECWSQEGSFQQLMANYCVNLEPSLQAKLVPIQDPLKTLGTSRSISGEGISVRLEGRTYWTEFLVMCMLFGIAMTLLILFMLHKHHVSLKVFLKQGQCSCSHPRTSLNGETLPAENMPPLSGLDMPAPLPDHKGYQALCANLMVSTPGHGPSACPRMAFLESDQRPLNVSKSFVEVLAPSQRPRVRLGSEIQDSVV